One Sodalis praecaptivus DNA segment encodes these proteins:
- a CDS encoding phage tail protein, translating into MNDFVRKLAAVALPSWMNAGEPAKLLTAARAYWTQVYGWITWPLNQFDPLTCSASLLTLLAYDRDITRFDGEPLSLFRKRVAYAFVNAADAGSVQGFITIFDRLGIGYVELLERQPGIDWDVILVRVTDSQISDNTQLMLQIIRQYGRTCRRYQFEVMTCEALAIRAGWDQGELITYPAALGLTGNNDEIFSAKV; encoded by the coding sequence ATGAATGACTTTGTAAGAAAATTGGCGGCCGTGGCGCTGCCGTCATGGATGAACGCAGGCGAACCGGCCAAATTACTGACCGCCGCCCGGGCATATTGGACGCAGGTCTATGGCTGGATCACCTGGCCGCTGAACCAGTTCGATCCACTGACCTGCTCTGCGTCACTGTTAACCTTACTGGCTTACGATCGCGATATTACCCGTTTCGACGGCGAGCCGCTGAGTTTGTTCAGAAAGCGCGTGGCTTACGCCTTTGTTAATGCCGCCGATGCCGGTTCGGTGCAGGGGTTTATCACTATTTTTGACCGGCTGGGCATTGGCTATGTTGAATTGCTGGAGCGCCAGCCGGGCATTGACTGGGATGTGATCCTGGTGCGCGTCACCGACAGCCAGATTTCGGATAACACACAGTTAATGCTCCAGATCATCCGCCAATACGGCCGGACCTGCCGCCGTTATCAATTTGAGGTGATGACCTGTGAAGCCCTGGCTATTCGGGCAGGGTGGGACCAGGGCGAATTAATCACGTATCCGGCGGCGCTGGGCTTGACCGGGAATAACGACGAAATTTTTAGCGCGAAAGTGTAA